GTGTCGGTGTTCACGGACGACGTCCCTCGCGTCATCGGCCCGCGCTTCCAGCAGCCGAGCTGGAACTTCCGCTCCATCGTTCCCCTGCTGAACGACGGGCGCTTCCCGCTGGAGATCATCCCCCTGACGGACACGCAGACGACCCTGACGCTGAAGGGAGGGGGGGCCGCGTTCCTCCGGTTCGGGATCGCCCCCGGGCAGCGTGCGGAGCTCAGGGTGCTCTCGGGAGGAGCGATCCCGCCGGAGCGGCTCCGGGTCTCGGTGGTCCGCTTCCGGTGAGAGGCGGTGCGGCTCCGCGCGCGAGGGCGCGCGGAGCCGCCGCGCCGAACCGTCAGACCGCCCGGGCCGCCACGCTGAAGCGGGATCGGCGCGCCGCCGCCTCGCCGTCCACCAGGGCCTTGATCAGCGCCACGTCGGCCATCATCGAGGGGATGAACTCCCGCCGGAAGGCACGGAGCAGGTCCGAGACCTCCGGAGTCCGCTCCGCGCCGCGGACCTCGCCGACGACGGGCAGGCTCCGGACCGCCTCCGTGGCGAGCCGCGCCAGCGCATCCGTGCGCTCGCGGTAGCCGGTCGAGCCCACCACTGGCTCGATCCGGGTCCACGCCGCCTCCAGGAAGTCGGGCCAGTTCCCCAGCACCCGGTAGTAGGAGGAGACCAGCGGGTGCCCGTGCGCGCGCTTCTCCCGCTCCAGCAGCCGGCGGACCCGCTCGGGAGCGTCCTCCGAGCTCACCATGGGCGCCTTGTCCGTACCCTCCGCGATTCCCACGGGGATCTCCGACCGGTCACCCCCGCCCCCGCCCCATGCCCCCTCGTCCCACGCGGTGGCGATCAGCAGCAGCTTGGGGAGCACGTAGTGGATGGTGTCGTTGAAGGCCCGGATCTTCTCCAGCGGCCCCGTGTCCTCCCACTCCACACCCGAGCCGTCCGGCACCGGCTCCAGCAGCGCCTCCGCGCGGATCTCGTCCGCCGCGCGCTCGAAGGCCCGGGTCCGCAGCACGGGCGAGAGCTGCTCCCACGCGGGAACCAGGTAGTCCGGATCGTTCGCGAGGGTCCGGAAGATCAGGTTCACGAACGGGACGCGCAGCGTCCGCTGGACGTCCTGGTAGACCGGACGGATCCGTTCGTCCGCCTGGTCCGGCATCACCTCCGGCCGCTCGGCCGCGAGCCTCATTCCGCGGGCGGCCTGGTCGTTCTCCGTCATGCGTCACTCTCCCGTGTTCCATTCGCGACCTCCAGCCTCGCTTCCGGCTCCAGCAGGTCCACGCGGCGGAGGGCTTCGCGCATCAGGACGGCGGCCTCGCCGCCGCGCCCGAGCGCCTGGAGGATCCGGGCGCGGCGGTACTGCATCGTCGGGCT
This DNA window, taken from Longimicrobiaceae bacterium, encodes the following:
- a CDS encoding halocarboxylic acid dehydrogenase DehI family protein is translated as MTENDQAARGMRLAAERPEVMPDQADERIRPVYQDVQRTLRVPFVNLIFRTLANDPDYLVPAWEQLSPVLRTRAFERAADEIRAEALLEPVPDGSGVEWEDTGPLEKIRAFNDTIHYVLPKLLLIATAWDEGAWGGGGGDRSEIPVGIAEGTDKAPMVSSEDAPERVRRLLEREKRAHGHPLVSSYYRVLGNWPDFLEAAWTRIEPVVGSTGYRERTDALARLATEAVRSLPVVGEVRGAERTPEVSDLLRAFRREFIPSMMADVALIKALVDGEAAARRSRFSVAARAV